In Kitasatospora sp. NA04385, a single genomic region encodes these proteins:
- a CDS encoding LysR family transcriptional regulator, producing MQLDLNLLTALDALLEEGSVAGAAERLHVTAPAMSRSLGRIRKATGDQILVRTGRHMTPTPRALAMRTEVHVLVQQAHQLLSARTDLDLAGLERVFTVRLHDALTTACGTALVAAMHRQAPKAKIRLTVEPGHDTPELRRGEVDVASSAAPPSQPDIRHRLIGRDRIVLAVRAGHPLTEGPVTVARYAAAEHVTVSRRGSLRDRVDEAVAALGHERRVTVSAPATDTALQLARDTDVVVTLPEAVTRSARDQLGLTVLPLPFDLPPVPLYLLWHRRYDDDPAHTWLLDLATRTLRGLFTAPDASGR from the coding sequence ATGCAACTGGACTTGAACCTGCTCACGGCCCTGGACGCGCTGCTGGAGGAGGGCAGCGTGGCCGGGGCCGCGGAGCGGCTGCACGTCACCGCGCCGGCGATGAGCCGCTCGCTGGGCCGCATCCGCAAGGCCACCGGCGACCAGATCCTGGTCCGCACCGGACGGCACATGACGCCCACCCCGCGCGCCCTGGCCATGCGCACCGAGGTCCACGTCCTGGTGCAGCAGGCCCACCAACTGCTGTCCGCCCGTACGGACCTCGACCTGGCCGGGCTGGAGCGGGTGTTCACCGTCCGCCTGCACGACGCCCTCACCACCGCCTGCGGGACCGCCCTCGTCGCCGCGATGCACCGCCAGGCCCCGAAGGCGAAGATCCGGCTCACGGTCGAGCCCGGCCACGACACCCCCGAGCTGCGTCGCGGGGAGGTCGACGTGGCCTCCAGTGCCGCGCCGCCGTCCCAGCCCGACATCCGGCACCGCCTCATCGGCCGGGACCGGATCGTCCTCGCGGTCCGGGCGGGCCACCCGCTCACCGAGGGGCCGGTGACCGTCGCGAGGTACGCGGCGGCCGAGCACGTGACCGTCTCCCGGCGCGGGAGCCTGCGCGACCGGGTCGACGAGGCCGTCGCCGCCCTCGGCCACGAGCGCCGCGTCACCGTCTCCGCCCCCGCGACGGACACCGCGCTGCAACTCGCCCGCGACACCGACGTCGTGGTGACCCTCCCCGAAGCGGTCACCCGCTCGGCCCGCGACCAACTCGGCCTGACCGTACTGCCGTTGCCGTTCGACCTGCCACCCGTGCCGCTCTACCTGCTCTGGCACCGGCGCTACGACGACGACCCCGCCCACACCTGGCTGCTCGACCTGGCGACCCGGACCCTCCGGGGCCTGTTCACCGCTCCGGACGCCTCCGGCCGGTAG
- a CDS encoding SDR family NAD(P)-dependent oxidoreductase, with the protein MPAAVITGGTDGIGRALADTYLDRGYDVLVIGTNEAKGEAFLSAAAGRGTAGRPRFLTADLGLVAENRRIAARIAELHPVLDLLVLGARYHRSTRAETADGFEGNFALHYLSRYLLGHGTAELLRRADHPTVLNFGGSGQTGPVRWHDLQLRQDYPGTGALGHGGSLCDLLGTHFAELHPDVHYVLNHPGVVATSFAGEYDPATAAHVDRLRVLGKPVSAAVAQILPHLDSPATGLTAVLEGREVPTSGPAFDPADGRRLHGITEELLAGLPR; encoded by the coding sequence ATGCCCGCAGCAGTCATCACCGGAGGGACGGACGGCATCGGCCGCGCCCTCGCCGACACCTACCTGGACCGGGGGTACGACGTCCTGGTGATCGGCACCAACGAGGCCAAGGGCGAGGCGTTCCTGAGCGCCGCGGCCGGGCGCGGCACCGCCGGGCGGCCCCGCTTCCTCACCGCCGACCTCGGCCTGGTCGCCGAGAACCGCCGGATCGCCGCCCGGATCGCCGAGCTGCACCCCGTCCTCGACCTGCTGGTCCTCGGCGCCCGCTACCACCGCTCCACCCGGGCCGAGACCGCCGACGGCTTCGAGGGCAACTTCGCGCTCCACTACCTCAGCCGCTACCTGCTCGGCCACGGCACGGCCGAACTGCTCCGCCGTGCCGACCACCCGACCGTCCTCAACTTCGGCGGCTCCGGTCAGACCGGACCGGTCCGCTGGCACGACCTGCAACTGCGCCAGGACTATCCCGGCACCGGCGCGCTCGGCCACGGCGGCTCGCTCTGCGACCTGCTCGGCACGCACTTCGCCGAACTCCACCCCGACGTCCACTACGTGCTCAACCACCCCGGGGTGGTGGCCACCAGCTTCGCCGGTGAGTACGACCCGGCGACCGCCGCGCACGTCGACCGGCTGCGGGTCCTCGGCAAGCCGGTCTCGGCGGCCGTCGCCCAGATCCTGCCCCACCTCGACTCCCCGGCCACCGGGCTGACCGCCGTCCTGGAGGGCCGGGAGGTGCCGACGTCCGGTCCGGCGTTCGACCCGGCGGACGGCCGACGGCTGCACGGGATCACCGAGGAGCTGCTGGCCGGTCTGCCGCGCTGA
- a CDS encoding DMT family transporter, which translates to MFSLHSSALPARRGLLYVALAATAWGTAGAAAALLFQRSGLGPLALTFWRSVGGAAVLLALRPFTKGRPFAEGRPARRPAAGRILLNGLGLTLFQAAYFLAVRHTGLAVATVVTLGSAPVLVALGGRLLMNERLGRAGLAAVAGAVLGLGVLVLGGGGSGGVEPAGLGWALASAAGYASITVATRHRAARTGAADDPALTTLWSFGVCAVCLFPFALAEGALPSTGALPSTLLLLGYLATVPTALAYALYFAGAAVIRAATASVVALIEPLSATVFAAAVLDEPLTPAALLGTAVLLLSVTALARSELRTPAA; encoded by the coding sequence GTGTTCTCGTTGCATTCCTCCGCCCTGCCCGCGCGGCGGGGCCTGCTGTACGTCGCCCTCGCCGCCACCGCCTGGGGCACCGCCGGGGCGGCGGCCGCGCTGCTGTTCCAGCGCAGCGGCCTGGGCCCGCTCGCGCTGACCTTCTGGCGCTCGGTCGGCGGCGCGGCGGTGCTGCTGGCACTGCGCCCGTTCACCAAGGGGCGCCCCTTCGCCGAGGGCCGCCCGGCGCGGCGCCCCGCCGCCGGGCGAATCCTGCTCAACGGCCTGGGGCTGACGCTGTTCCAGGCCGCGTACTTCCTGGCCGTCCGGCACACCGGGCTGGCCGTGGCCACCGTGGTGACGCTGGGGTCGGCGCCGGTGCTGGTGGCGCTCGGCGGGCGGCTGCTGATGAACGAGCGGCTGGGCCGGGCCGGGCTGGCCGCGGTGGCCGGGGCGGTGCTCGGCCTGGGCGTGCTGGTGCTGGGCGGCGGCGGCTCGGGCGGGGTCGAACCGGCGGGCCTGGGCTGGGCGCTGGCCTCGGCGGCGGGCTACGCGTCGATCACCGTGGCCACCCGCCACCGGGCCGCGCGCACCGGCGCCGCCGACGACCCGGCGCTCACCACCCTGTGGTCGTTCGGGGTGTGCGCGGTGTGCCTGTTCCCGTTCGCGCTGGCCGAGGGCGCGCTGCCGTCCACCGGCGCGCTGCCCTCGACCCTGCTGCTGCTCGGCTACCTGGCCACCGTGCCGACCGCGCTGGCGTACGCGCTGTACTTCGCGGGCGCGGCGGTGATCCGGGCGGCGACGGCCTCGGTGGTGGCGCTGATCGAACCGCTCAGCGCCACCGTGTTCGCCGCGGCGGTGCTGGACGAGCCGCTGACCCCGGCGGCGCTGCTGGGCACGGCGGTACTGCTGCTGTCGGTGACGGCCCTGGCCCGCTCCGAACTGCGGACGCCCGCCGCCTGA
- a CDS encoding MXAN_6230/SCO0854 family RING domain-containing protein, which produces MPRAIPVTFDVRVDLDLGSFLLRRRTAVAVDPAALLPAADPWSLRGLTALDADLANRGYLLTVELRSALARLAPLRLAELGGALLARIDHLLGTHREHTPLFRRFPDAVPEIAHLHHSRRMQAFLRGQPHQPCARCGRRGAEVGIGLLAPCAHLLCPDCLDGQDGAPHCPSCGTALAVHPFLFGGRRAAVREQAPPRKGDPEPREPRGSVLRPLRLLNQDETTAALAELTGLLTRRTPLNPQDRDDLATLLAHAPADLAALLPDEVPVRETKALALAELLRRQGASALPVLAERLTTATDVLRLLWAHSGAEPDLLPATARTLRLRNLPRPLRRGLLGVLDALPTASLAEDLRRHREPWLRVGELLHPFEFGRRFPSAAAAFALLRGTDLDAATTAPGLAEPPAPLRVERVRGRRVAHTGFAARVEGLLAIGDVPGALAELTHRPGELVRHLHHLLRVHTIMAPGTPPPAELSAALARALPRVGPGPLLGAYGRLRGPRTAGERRLYFPRGLVSLAHGREDHGTVVPAALSAPVVAAIEAELLRRSAATLPEPPEVALLDEALTGMSVPFAERSASRALVSVPRGSLLPLPPGERLRLFLHWVQPHHQRVDLDLSVALYDADWNARGRCDYTQLTFGRRAAVHSGDYVSAPPPKGASEFVDLDLAALEAAGARYAVMVVFSYNDVSFDRLPEAFTGFAGIDDGRPGGGPLSARAVRQRMDLTGDAKVSVPLVVDLAERRFTWTDLNTAAAGGYHSVARHRDELAALCGDVLDHFAPDRRATLWDVACARAAHTTGEVLVRGLDGTVRRWRREPGEERGGFAERLRLLHAPDGPPVTGPLPDLLAGRRAFLALLEADLPAAAGLHGELYRLYPGQLDAAPDALRRLTAPDLVATLAPTR; this is translated from the coding sequence ATGCCCCGAGCCATCCCGGTGACGTTCGACGTCCGTGTCGACCTCGACCTCGGCTCCTTCCTGCTCCGCCGCCGCACCGCCGTCGCGGTGGACCCGGCCGCCCTGCTGCCCGCCGCCGACCCGTGGAGCCTGCGCGGGCTGACCGCGCTGGACGCCGACCTGGCGAACCGCGGCTACCTGCTGACCGTCGAACTGCGGTCCGCACTGGCCCGGTTGGCGCCGCTGCGGCTGGCCGAGCTGGGCGGCGCGCTGCTCGCCCGGATCGACCACCTGCTGGGCACCCACCGCGAGCACACCCCGCTGTTCCGCCGCTTCCCGGACGCGGTGCCGGAGATCGCGCACCTGCACCACAGCCGCCGGATGCAGGCGTTCCTGCGCGGCCAGCCGCACCAGCCGTGCGCCCGGTGCGGGCGGCGCGGCGCGGAGGTCGGCATCGGCCTGCTCGCCCCGTGCGCGCACCTGCTGTGCCCGGACTGCCTGGACGGGCAGGACGGCGCGCCGCACTGCCCGTCCTGCGGAACGGCGCTGGCCGTCCACCCGTTCCTGTTCGGCGGCCGGCGCGCGGCCGTGCGCGAGCAGGCCCCGCCGCGCAAGGGGGACCCGGAACCCCGGGAGCCGCGCGGCTCGGTGCTGCGCCCGCTGCGGCTGCTGAACCAGGACGAGACCACGGCCGCGCTGGCCGAGCTGACCGGCCTGCTGACCCGCCGCACGCCGCTGAACCCGCAGGACCGCGACGACCTGGCCACCCTGCTCGCGCACGCCCCGGCGGACCTGGCGGCGCTGCTGCCCGACGAGGTCCCGGTCCGCGAGACCAAGGCGCTGGCGCTGGCCGAACTGCTGCGCCGCCAGGGCGCGTCGGCGCTGCCGGTACTGGCCGAGCGGCTCACCACCGCCACCGACGTGCTGCGCCTGCTGTGGGCGCACTCGGGCGCCGAGCCGGACCTGCTCCCGGCCACCGCCCGGACGCTGCGGCTGCGCAACCTGCCGCGGCCGCTGCGCCGCGGCCTGCTGGGCGTGCTGGACGCGCTGCCGACCGCCTCGCTGGCCGAGGACCTCCGCCGCCACCGCGAACCCTGGCTGCGCGTCGGCGAGTTGCTGCACCCGTTCGAGTTCGGCCGTCGATTCCCGTCCGCAGCGGCGGCGTTCGCGCTGCTGCGCGGCACCGACCTGGACGCCGCCACCACCGCCCCCGGCCTCGCCGAGCCGCCCGCGCCGCTGCGGGTGGAGCGGGTGCGCGGCCGCCGGGTGGCGCACACCGGGTTCGCCGCCCGGGTGGAGGGCCTGCTCGCGATCGGCGACGTTCCCGGCGCGCTGGCCGAACTCACGCACCGGCCGGGCGAGTTGGTGCGCCACCTGCACCACCTGCTGCGGGTGCACACGATCATGGCGCCCGGCACGCCGCCGCCCGCCGAGCTGTCGGCGGCGCTCGCCCGGGCGCTGCCCCGGGTCGGCCCGGGGCCGCTGCTCGGCGCCTACGGCCGGCTGCGCGGGCCGCGCACCGCGGGCGAGCGGCGGCTCTACTTCCCGCGCGGACTGGTCTCGTTGGCGCACGGGCGGGAGGACCACGGCACCGTCGTCCCGGCCGCGCTGAGCGCCCCGGTGGTCGCCGCGATCGAGGCCGAGCTGCTCCGGCGGTCCGCCGCGACGCTGCCCGAACCGCCCGAAGTCGCCCTGCTGGACGAGGCGTTGACCGGCATGTCGGTGCCGTTCGCGGAGCGCTCGGCGTCCCGCGCCCTGGTGTCGGTGCCGCGCGGCAGCCTGCTGCCGCTGCCGCCGGGCGAGCGGCTGCGGCTGTTCCTGCACTGGGTGCAGCCGCACCACCAGCGCGTCGACCTGGACCTGTCGGTGGCCCTGTACGACGCCGACTGGAACGCCCGGGGCCGGTGCGACTACACGCAGTTGACGTTCGGGCGGCGCGCGGCCGTGCACTCCGGCGACTACGTCTCGGCCCCGCCGCCGAAGGGCGCCAGCGAGTTCGTCGACCTGGACCTCGCCGCGCTGGAGGCCGCCGGGGCGCGCTACGCGGTGATGGTCGTGTTCAGCTACAACGACGTGTCCTTCGACCGGCTCCCGGAGGCGTTCACCGGTTTCGCCGGGATCGACGACGGCCGTCCGGGCGGCGGTCCACTGTCGGCCCGGGCCGTCCGCCAGCGGATGGACCTGACCGGGGACGCCAAGGTGTCCGTCCCGCTGGTCGTCGACCTGGCGGAGCGCCGCTTCACCTGGACCGACCTCAACACCGCGGCCGCGGGCGGCTACCACAGCGTCGCCCGGCACCGGGACGAGCTGGCCGCGCTGTGCGGCGACGTCCTCGACCACTTCGCCCCGGACCGGCGCGCCACCCTGTGGGACGTGGCCTGCGCCCGGGCCGCCCACACCACCGGCGAGGTGCTGGTGCGCGGCCTGGACGGCACCGTCCGCCGCTGGCGGCGCGAACCCGGCGAGGAGCGCGGCGGGTTCGCCGAGCGGCTGCGCCTGCTGCACGCCCCGGACGGGCCGCCGGTCACCGGGCCGCTGCCCGACCTGCTGGCCGGCCGGCGCGCCTTCCTCGCCCTGCTGGAGGCCGACCTGCCCGCCGCGGCGGGCCTGCACGGCGAGCTGTACCGCCTGTACCCGGGCCAACTGGACGCCGCGCCGGACGCCCTGCGCCGCCTCACCGCCCCCGACCTGGTCGCCACCCTCGCGCCGACCCGGTGA
- a CDS encoding SMI1/KNR4 family protein, whose amino-acid sequence MNLPRPFWDVDRPAPPPLTEPDRLAAERLLGVALPAALLALLREQDGGLVADGCSAFRTDRPTSWAPDHVPFDLLHGAGRHPQVPLSLLDGPYLAAEWGLPTGLVPISGDGHHWIALDYRRCGPAGEPAVTWYDAEFAAEQPLAPDFAAFRRGLTSPGAFEPGAPEPSSASGEG is encoded by the coding sequence GTGAACCTCCCCCGCCCGTTCTGGGACGTGGACCGTCCCGCACCGCCGCCGCTCACCGAGCCGGACCGGCTGGCCGCCGAACGCCTGCTCGGCGTCGCACTGCCCGCCGCCCTGCTCGCCCTGCTGCGCGAACAGGACGGCGGGCTCGTCGCGGACGGGTGCTCCGCCTTCCGCACCGACCGGCCGACCTCCTGGGCGCCCGACCACGTCCCGTTCGACCTGCTGCACGGCGCGGGCCGCCATCCGCAGGTGCCGCTGTCGCTGCTCGACGGCCCCTACCTGGCCGCCGAGTGGGGCCTGCCGACCGGCCTGGTCCCGATATCCGGCGACGGCCACCACTGGATCGCGCTCGACTACCGCCGCTGCGGCCCGGCCGGTGAGCCCGCCGTCACCTGGTACGACGCCGAGTTCGCCGCGGAGCAGCCGCTCGCCCCGGACTTCGCCGCCTTCCGGCGCGGCCTCACCTCGCCCGGCGCCTTCGAACCTGGCGCCCCCGAACCCAGCAGCGCTTCCGGGGAGGGCTGA
- a CDS encoding ABC transporter ATP-binding protein, protein MNPPVTATKAAPDAPALDARLTVSRGAFTLDVPLAAEPGEVLALLGPNGAGKSTALRALAGLLPLTDGHLRLDGTPLDSPADGVFRPAEQRPIGVVFQDYLLFPHLSALDNVAFGPRSRGLRKAAARAEALPWLERMGLAEHAGRRPAKLSGGQAQRVALARALAVRPRLLLLDEPLAALDARTRLDVRAELRRHLAEFEAVAVLVTHDPLDAMVLADRLVVIEGGRVVQSGLPAEVARHPRTDYIARLVGLNLYQGTADGRRVTLPEGQVLATDEELTGPAFVAFPPDAVTLHRHRPETSARNLFPCTVAGLDLHGDRFRVDLTGPLPLAADLTPTAAAELDLTPGTRVWAAVKATQTHAYPA, encoded by the coding sequence GTGAACCCTCCCGTCACCGCCACGAAGGCCGCCCCGGACGCCCCCGCCCTGGACGCCCGACTGACCGTCTCCCGGGGCGCGTTCACCCTGGACGTGCCGCTGGCCGCCGAGCCCGGCGAGGTGCTGGCCCTGCTCGGCCCGAACGGCGCCGGGAAGTCGACCGCGCTGCGCGCGCTGGCCGGGCTGCTGCCGCTGACCGACGGGCACCTGCGGCTGGACGGCACGCCGCTGGACTCCCCCGCCGACGGTGTGTTCCGGCCCGCCGAGCAGCGGCCGATCGGCGTGGTCTTCCAGGACTACCTGCTCTTCCCGCACCTGTCCGCGCTCGACAACGTCGCCTTCGGCCCGCGCTCCCGGGGCCTGCGCAAGGCCGCCGCCCGGGCCGAGGCGCTGCCCTGGCTGGAGCGGATGGGCCTGGCCGAGCACGCCGGGCGCCGCCCCGCGAAGCTCTCCGGCGGCCAGGCCCAGCGCGTCGCGCTGGCCCGGGCGCTGGCCGTGCGGCCCCGGCTGCTGCTGCTGGACGAGCCGCTGGCCGCGCTGGACGCCCGCACCCGGCTCGACGTGCGGGCCGAACTGCGGCGCCATCTCGCCGAGTTCGAGGCCGTCGCGGTGCTGGTCACGCACGACCCGCTGGACGCCATGGTGCTCGCCGACCGGCTGGTCGTCATCGAGGGCGGGCGGGTCGTGCAGAGCGGCCTGCCCGCCGAGGTGGCCCGGCACCCGCGCACCGACTACATCGCCCGCCTGGTCGGCCTCAACCTGTACCAGGGCACCGCCGACGGCCGCCGGGTCACCCTCCCGGAGGGCCAGGTGCTGGCCACCGACGAGGAGCTGACCGGCCCCGCCTTCGTCGCCTTCCCGCCCGACGCGGTCACCCTGCACCGGCACCGCCCCGAGACCAGCGCCCGCAACCTCTTCCCCTGCACCGTCGCCGGTCTCGACCTGCACGGCGACCGCTTCCGGGTCGACCTCACCGGCCCCCTCCCGCTCGCCGCCGACCTCACCCCCACCGCCGCCGCCGAACTCGACCTGACCCCCGGCACCCGGGTCTGGGCCGCCGTCAAGGCCACCCAGACCCACGCTTACCCGGCCTGA
- a CDS encoding ABC transporter permease, with the protein MTPEDPRTTTAPHPRGRRRPRGAGRVPAALLLPALLGLAFLVLPLLGMLVRAPWSALPELLTGPEVWQALKLSLLSATLATGVALVLGVPLAWLLARTEFPGRRLVRALVTLPLVLPPVVGGVALLLVLGRNGIVGRWLDAWTGVTLPFTTTGVVVAEAFVAMPFLVISVEGALRAADPRYEEAAATLGASRLTAFRRVTLPLVAPGIGAGAVLAWARALGEFGATITFAGNFPGRTQTMPLAVYLAMESDPEAAIALSLILLAVSVAVLAGLRDRWMSTP; encoded by the coding sequence GTGACGCCGGAGGACCCCCGCACCACCACCGCACCACACCCCCGGGGCCGGCGGCGGCCCCGGGGGGCCGGGCGGGTCCCGGCCGCGCTGCTGCTGCCCGCGCTGCTCGGCCTGGCCTTCCTGGTCCTGCCGCTGCTGGGCATGCTGGTCCGGGCCCCGTGGAGCGCGCTGCCCGAGCTGCTGACCGGCCCCGAGGTGTGGCAGGCGCTCAAGCTCTCGCTGCTCTCGGCGACGCTGGCCACCGGCGTCGCGCTGGTGCTGGGCGTGCCGCTGGCCTGGCTGCTGGCCCGCACCGAGTTCCCCGGCCGGCGCCTGGTGCGCGCCCTGGTCACGCTGCCGCTGGTGCTGCCCCCGGTGGTCGGCGGCGTGGCGCTGCTGCTGGTGCTGGGCCGCAACGGCATCGTCGGCCGCTGGCTGGACGCCTGGACGGGCGTCACCCTGCCGTTCACCACCACCGGCGTGGTGGTCGCCGAGGCCTTCGTCGCGATGCCGTTCCTGGTGATCAGCGTCGAGGGCGCGCTGCGGGCCGCCGACCCGCGCTACGAGGAGGCCGCCGCCACCCTGGGCGCCTCCCGGCTGACCGCGTTCCGCCGGGTCACCCTGCCGCTGGTCGCCCCGGGCATCGGGGCGGGCGCGGTGCTGGCCTGGGCCCGGGCGCTGGGTGAGTTCGGCGCCACCATCACCTTCGCCGGGAACTTCCCCGGCCGCACCCAGACCATGCCGCTGGCCGTCTACCTGGCCATGGAGTCCGACCCGGAGGCGGCGATCGCCCTGAGCCTGATCCTGCTCGCCGTCTCCGTCGCGGTCCTCGCCGGGCTGCGCGACCGCTGGATGTCCACCCCGTGA
- the modA gene encoding molybdate ABC transporter substrate-binding protein, whose product MRSVRRLLAASAVLALAAGLTACSSSGGGGTVSTDSAPARPEVKGTITVFAAASLKESFTELGKRFEAAYPGTTVTFNFGGSSALAQNIVSGAPVDVFAAASPATMKTVTDAKLTGGDPTVFVRNTLEIAVAKGNPKNIAGLKDLKGVKTALCAKEVPCGAAAVTALKAAGVELTPVTYEQDVKGALTKVELGEVDASLVYQTDVKADAAKIEGVNFPEAAQAVNDYPIATLAKAPNANGAAAFLGYIGSADARRVLTDAGFQAP is encoded by the coding sequence ATGCGCAGCGTCAGACGACTCCTCGCCGCCTCCGCCGTCCTCGCCCTCGCGGCCGGGCTGACCGCCTGCAGCAGCTCCGGCGGCGGCGGCACCGTCAGCACCGACTCCGCCCCGGCCCGGCCCGAGGTCAAGGGCACCATCACGGTGTTCGCGGCCGCCTCGCTGAAGGAGTCCTTCACCGAGCTGGGCAAGCGCTTCGAGGCGGCCTACCCGGGCACCACGGTGACCTTCAACTTCGGCGGCTCCTCCGCGCTCGCCCAGAACATCGTCTCCGGCGCGCCGGTCGACGTGTTCGCCGCGGCCAGCCCCGCCACCATGAAGACCGTCACCGACGCCAAGCTGACCGGCGGCGACCCGACGGTGTTCGTCCGCAACACCCTGGAGATCGCGGTCGCCAAGGGCAACCCGAAGAACATCGCCGGGCTGAAGGACCTCAAGGGCGTCAAGACCGCGCTGTGCGCCAAGGAGGTGCCGTGCGGCGCCGCCGCCGTCACCGCGCTCAAGGCGGCCGGCGTGGAGCTCACCCCGGTCACCTACGAGCAGGACGTCAAGGGCGCCCTGACCAAGGTCGAGCTGGGCGAGGTCGACGCCTCGCTGGTGTACCAGACCGACGTGAAGGCCGACGCCGCGAAGATCGAGGGCGTGAACTTCCCGGAGGCCGCGCAGGCGGTCAACGACTACCCGATCGCCACCCTGGCCAAGGCGCCCAACGCCAACGGCGCGGCCGCCTTCCTCGGCTACATCGGCTCCGCGGACGCCCGGCGGGTGCTCACCGACGCCGGCTTCCAGGCGCCGTGA
- a CDS encoding cytochrome P450: MVATTARPPGPTGLPLIGSLLDLKRDALATYLAAHRDHGDVVRIQAGPPGLRAEIWMAFSPEAAQQVLATDAANFRKDNVFYGEIRESFGNGLLTSQDADYLRQRRLVQPLFTRKRVDQYADAVGAEAEALTARWAAVPDGTVDLAEEMNRFALRTVSRILFGQDVEEAVETVHHAFPVLNRFVRARALSPLRLPRDWPLPGHRRALAAERTLYEVCDGIIARRAAQGNGGADDLLGLLADARGEDGERLDATELREQVLIFLLAGHETTATSLIFALHLLGAHPEQQARAHREVADLLGDGRRPTAADYARLPYLTQVLKEAMRLYPAAPAIGRRAVADTVIGGVRVPAGADVLVAPYVTHRHPAHWEDPERFDPERFTPEREAARHRYAWFPFGGGPRACIGQHFSMLESVLALAVLLRGFEVTTVDREVPLGQGITLELHGPARVKLTPRG; the protein is encoded by the coding sequence ATGGTCGCCACCACCGCCCGCCCGCCCGGCCCGACCGGCCTGCCGCTGATCGGCTCGCTGCTCGATCTCAAGCGCGACGCGCTCGCCACCTACCTCGCCGCCCACCGCGACCACGGCGACGTGGTCCGCATCCAGGCCGGCCCGCCCGGCCTGCGGGCCGAGATCTGGATGGCCTTCTCGCCCGAGGCCGCGCAGCAGGTGCTCGCCACCGACGCGGCCAACTTCCGCAAGGACAACGTCTTCTACGGCGAGATCCGGGAGAGCTTCGGCAACGGCCTGCTCACCTCCCAGGACGCCGACTACCTGCGCCAGCGCCGCCTGGTCCAGCCGCTGTTCACCCGCAAGCGGGTCGACCAGTACGCCGACGCCGTCGGCGCCGAGGCCGAGGCGCTGACCGCCCGCTGGGCCGCCGTCCCCGACGGCACCGTCGACCTCGCCGAGGAGATGAACCGCTTCGCGCTGCGCACCGTCTCCCGCATCCTGTTCGGCCAGGACGTCGAGGAGGCCGTCGAGACCGTCCACCACGCCTTCCCGGTCCTCAACCGCTTCGTCCGCGCCCGCGCGCTCTCCCCGCTGCGGCTGCCCCGCGACTGGCCGCTGCCCGGCCACCGCAGGGCGCTCGCCGCCGAACGCACCCTGTACGAGGTGTGCGACGGCATCATCGCCCGCCGCGCCGCCCAGGGGAACGGCGGGGCGGACGACCTGCTCGGCCTGCTCGCCGACGCCCGCGGCGAGGACGGCGAGCGGCTGGACGCCACCGAACTGCGCGAGCAGGTGCTGATCTTCCTGCTGGCCGGCCACGAGACCACCGCCACCTCGCTGATCTTCGCCCTGCACCTGCTCGGCGCCCACCCCGAGCAGCAGGCCCGGGCCCACCGGGAGGTCGCCGACCTGCTCGGCGACGGCCGCCGCCCCACCGCCGCCGACTACGCCCGGCTCCCGTACCTGACCCAGGTGCTGAAGGAGGCCATGCGGCTCTACCCGGCCGCCCCCGCGATCGGCCGCCGGGCGGTCGCGGACACCGTGATCGGCGGCGTCCGCGTCCCGGCCGGTGCGGACGTCCTGGTCGCCCCGTACGTCACCCACCGCCACCCCGCGCACTGGGAGGACCCGGAGCGCTTCGACCCCGAGCGCTTCACCCCCGAGCGGGAGGCCGCCCGGCACCGCTACGCCTGGTTCCCGTTCGGCGGCGGCCCGCGGGCCTGCATCGGCCAGCACTTCTCGATGCTGGAGTCGGTGCTCGCGCTGGCCGTCCTGCTGCGCGGGTTCGAGGTCACCACGGTCGACCGGGAGGTGCCGCTCGGGCAGGGGATCACCCTGGAACTGCACGGCCCGGCCCGGGTGAAGCTCACCCCGCGCGGCTGA